In the genome of Paenibacillus pabuli, one region contains:
- a CDS encoding LutC/YkgG family protein yields MNTEHQEWLEQLETKSRAKQEQFMSDIASKLRRPRQTHAPTQPFRGAPAFWTDLEWDIDKRIQAFTDNFVSVGAHIARVKDIGEASDFIATKSHELSAKYIIRQNEQALADLGLEKQIPDVQVSVWNSQAEENWKARAAEADIGVVMADYATAYTGSVTVLSSPEKGRSVSLLPTVLIIIIPIERLYTRLGETLNRFDEAGRENLPAGIHFISGPSRSSDIENDLTIGVHGPGIVYGLIMG; encoded by the coding sequence ATGAACACTGAACATCAAGAATGGCTGGAGCAATTGGAGACGAAGTCCCGTGCGAAACAGGAGCAGTTCATGAGTGACATCGCATCCAAATTGAGAAGACCACGGCAGACACATGCTCCGACTCAACCTTTTCGGGGTGCACCCGCGTTCTGGACGGATTTGGAGTGGGACATCGATAAGCGCATACAGGCATTCACCGATAATTTTGTGAGTGTAGGCGCTCATATTGCGCGGGTAAAAGACATTGGCGAAGCTTCGGACTTTATTGCTACTAAATCTCATGAATTGAGTGCGAAATATATCATACGTCAGAACGAACAGGCGCTAGCGGACCTTGGATTGGAAAAGCAGATCCCTGATGTGCAGGTTTCCGTATGGAACAGTCAGGCAGAGGAGAACTGGAAGGCACGGGCAGCCGAAGCAGATATCGGTGTAGTTATGGCGGATTATGCTACTGCATATACGGGTTCCGTCACGGTGCTTTCATCGCCGGAAAAAGGGCGCTCTGTGAGTCTATTGCCCACCGTACTCATCATTATTATTCCGATTGAACGACTCTACACCAGACTTGGTGAAACACTTAATCGCTTCGATGAAGCGGGAAGAGAGAACCTTCCGGCAGGCATTCATTTTATTTCTGGTCCCAGTCGTTCTTCCGATATTGAAAATGATCTGACGATTGGGGTACACGGGCCGGGTATTGTATATGGTCTTATTATGGGGTAA
- a CDS encoding glutathione peroxidase, which produces MSIFSYQVPFMDGHASDLSVFEGKVLLIVNTASKCSYSRQFTELQHLYEQYRDKGLEILAFPCDQFNHKEPGDNDEIAQYCRNHFHISFPMFEKIEVTGQSLHPLFRYLVETAPFEGYDMESEEGRWMDQFVKEKHPGLYQGDGIKWNFTKFLIDRTGKVSGRYETTVAPIEMESAIRDLLLRQA; this is translated from the coding sequence ATGAGTATATTTTCTTATCAGGTTCCATTCATGGATGGACATGCGAGCGATTTATCTGTTTTTGAGGGGAAAGTGCTGCTTATTGTGAATACAGCCAGTAAGTGCAGTTACTCTCGACAATTCACGGAGCTTCAGCACCTGTATGAACAGTATCGTGATAAAGGGCTGGAGATTCTGGCGTTTCCCTGTGATCAGTTTAATCACAAAGAGCCGGGCGACAATGATGAAATAGCTCAGTATTGCAGGAATCATTTTCATATATCCTTTCCGATGTTTGAGAAGATTGAGGTTACCGGGCAATCCTTACACCCTTTGTTTCGCTATCTGGTCGAAACGGCCCCATTTGAGGGTTATGATATGGAATCGGAAGAAGGCCGGTGGATGGATCAATTTGTCAAGGAGAAACATCCTGGCTTATACCAGGGAGACGGGATCAAATGGAATTTCACCAAATTTCTAATTGATCGAACCGGGAAAGTAAGTGGTCGTTATGAAACTACAGTTGCACCGATAGAGATGGAGTCTGCCATTCGGGATTTACTACTGAGACAGGCCTAG